A window of bacterium contains these coding sequences:
- a CDS encoding PIG-L family deacetylase — MILSNTQVDWTIITICRKSDTNRAPKFFKTLDNFKASGFMADLNDGPEQNPLSSIEIQKTIMELLPSSMFEIILTHSLNGEYTRHLRHEETANAVLSLWRSKKVSANQLWTFAYEDGNGKYLPKAIVEADLSVELTDEIWQRKYSIITEIYGFDKDSFEARTTPRKEAFWRMKI; from the coding sequence ATGATACTTTCAAATACTCAAGTTGACTGGACGATAATTACAATTTGCAGAAAAAGTGATACTAACCGTGCCCCTAAGTTTTTTAAAACTCTTGATAATTTCAAAGCATCTGGCTTTATGGCTGATTTGAATGATGGACCAGAACAAAATCCTTTAAGCAGTATAGAAATTCAAAAAACTATAATGGAATTATTGCCTTCCAGCATGTTTGAGATTATTCTTACACATAGTTTGAATGGTGAATACACAAGACATTTAAGGCATGAAGAAACTGCAAATGCAGTTTTAAGTTTGTGGCGCAGTAAGAAAGTATCCGCAAATCAGTTATGGACATTTGCATATGAAGATGGTAACGGAAAATATCTCCCAAAAGCGATTGTTGAGGCAGATTTGTCAGTTGAACTTACTGATGAGATATGGCAGAGGAAGTATAGTATTATAACTGAAATATATGGTTTCGATAAGGATAGTTTTGAAGCAAGAACAACACCCAGAAAAGAAGCATTCTGGCGTATGAAAATTTAG